The Lactuca sativa cultivar Salinas chromosome 2, Lsat_Salinas_v11, whole genome shotgun sequence genome includes the window CTTCAGCTGAAGCACTCAAAACCAGAGGCGTTACAATGGATTCAACTGTTTGTGGTGCTTGCAATTTGACAGAAGAAACAGGTGACCATATCCTTGCAACATGTTCATTGGCGAGGGAAGTATTTTGGATGGTTCTTCACTGGTATGGACTACCGGAGACGGATTTTCATTCAGTTTTGGACATCATAAAGTGTGCATCTACATGGGGCaattgtccaaagaagagatgtAGATTAACAGCGATCTTATATAGAACCATATGGTGTTTATAAATTGCCCGGAATGATAGGACTTTTAAAAAAATTGTCAGGAAGTCGGAGAGGAGAGTGGCTGATGTAAAGTCACTGGCATACATGTGAGTTAAACATAGGGAAGAAAATGATAGTTTAGATTGGAGATATGGAATTTTTCCGCTTTATTTTGCTGATTTATTGTACAGCATTGTTCTCTACTAGCTACTTGATAGTGAGGTTATTTCCATTAATATATATCAATTATTGCCggttaaaaaaaaacttaatgtGTCTATTCTTTAATTGTCAATTTCTAATTGATAGAAAAGTTAAGGACCCACCAAATTGTTGAAAAGCTAAAGTGAAAGCTTACTAACAAGTTGAAAAGCTAAAGTCAAAGCTTACTAACAAAGCTTtacataataaaataaaaaaaataaaaaaaaaaacaacttattTTTAAAGAAAACCTTAAGAATAGTTTTTTCCGATATTATTAGTTTTTTGGGGTGCAAAAATTGCTcatattaatgcttattatagtAAATCAAGTAATCCTTCTACTCGCTCGCCCGACTTCATGATTGACAAGTATCAGTCATGAATCATGTCCTAATTAATTAACAAACTCTAATTAAACATGACAAACATATATCATTTAACAAATGACATGAATTAAAACGTATACGACATGTCTTTAGCACCAcaaaggggtctatatatagcgATATATGTTGTAAAATtcaatttatatgataaatatataACAATCAAGAAATCTTGAAGCCAGATTGGTTTTGAAAAGCCTCACACCACTCAATCTTGGCGCcaactccaagtttctatctttCAATGTCTAACCCAACCCCACACAAATTAAACATGGCCTTAAAAAGCCTTAGGATACTGATCAATTTCGGTGCATCCTAGGCAAGAAGGTTTGTTTTGGTGCTTAGAGAACGCCTGGGGGCTTGGAGACAATGAAACTGATACACTGCACTTGACGAACGTTGTCAAATCCGATAACACGAATGAAGGCGTTGGGGTACTCTTTCTTGCACTCTCCAACCTCCTTCATGACCTGAGCTGAGTCAGTACACCCAAACATAGGCAACTTCCACATTGTCCAGTAGCGTCCATCATAGTATCCAGGGGAATGGTGGTGCTCACGGTAAACGAAACCATGCTATACCACAAATATAAATACTCACTTTAGATGAATTAATaatgttttctttatatataaTCAATTAATAAATTAAGTTAATAAAAAGATGATAAAAAATAGACCTCCAACTCGAATTCCAAGCAAGGAACCCACTTGTTGCGGATAAGGTAGTCGATTTCCTTAGACAATGCCTCGTCGGACAATGGTGGTAGGTATGAAAGAGTCTCGTACTTCTTCAACCCAATTGGTGGCCACACCTGTACgtattatatataaaacattAATGTAAACTGATTTGATGCTTACGAATgtttgtaatcaaaataaaatctATAATTATGGTTCATCGACCATATATACCTTCATGCATTGCACTCTTCCACCGTTGCTGGGGAGGGATGAAAAGTCATTGTTAGCCTTCTTGGTAACTGGGAAAGCGACGTTAGACTTGAGACCGGTGAATGGAGCCGCCAAGCTAGCTTGGGCAGGAGTGGACCGGTTGACGGTGGCAACAGCGGAGGAGGAGATGGACGCCATTTAATATGGTGAATGAGACTTCAAGAATCCGATGAGTGCTTTTAGTCGCGATTGGTTAATAGGTATATATAATGCTGTTTGCCATCTAACGGACAAAAACAAGTCTATGGCTCTAAGGTAGTAATGGCCATTGGATCATGTGGCTGATGACATTACATGCATCATGTCCACATAAACGTTTTGAAAGGATGGAATGTCTTATCATTAACCAACCATGACTATTCGACACGTGGCAGGGTACTGCAATACCCTATCATAAATCTTCGTTTGTGGTACCCTCCCTTCCCTGCTGGGCTTGGGTCCTGTACTCCTGTTAATCCGTAGAAAATGTTGAGAACATGAGCCGTTTTTAGACTACTGGGCTCAATCTCTGTGGGTGTTAATTAAGCTGTATATGCGATATACCCACTGGAACTTCAGAGAGAATAGCGTAATTATATATTCTTACGTGTGTTGCTGAACCGATGATTCTGCTAGGAGAAACTTGAAAAACTATCTtagatataaatataaaataagagtGATGGATAAA containing:
- the LOC111908248 gene encoding ribulose bisphosphate carboxylase small subunit, chloroplastic-like, which encodes MASISSSAVATVNRSTPAQASLAAPFTGLKSNVAFPVTKKANNDFSSLPSNGGRVQCMKVWPPIGLKKYETLSYLPPLSDEALSKEIDYLIRNKWVPCLEFELEHGFVYREHHHSPGYYDGRYWTMWKLPMFGCTDSAQVMKEVGECKKEYPNAFIRVIGFDNVRQVQCISFIVSKPPGVL